In Polynucleobacter sp. es-EL-1, the following are encoded in one genomic region:
- a CDS encoding excisionase family DNA-binding protein translates to MKEITPEMEYLSTRQSAKVLQVSLGTVQKMVELGELIAWKTRGGHRRILASSLDQQLARRKRAMRQKTTQNCIAMGIFRRIENSAELLESIQCWQLKVEMEVSVDSLEGLMRAVSIAPDLIFLDALIPPVEQVHLIHYLSNNKDTQGIPILVDEGFITLHPGVMGLADENATGMRSQHPQILKEELENGLIDQNPLIIAYPATNPELEAGPGQENRHHLLEPIFITALNRKCA, encoded by the coding sequence ATGAAAGAAATTACCCCTGAAATGGAATATTTAAGTACCAGGCAAAGCGCTAAGGTTTTACAGGTGTCTTTGGGAACCGTCCAAAAAATGGTTGAATTAGGCGAACTCATCGCCTGGAAAACCCGTGGGGGCCATAGACGCATTCTGGCTAGCTCACTTGATCAGCAGCTAGCCCGACGTAAAAGGGCTATGCGCCAAAAAACTACCCAAAACTGTATTGCAATGGGTATTTTTAGGAGGATTGAAAATAGCGCTGAATTACTAGAATCCATTCAATGCTGGCAGCTTAAGGTCGAAATGGAGGTATCTGTAGATAGCCTTGAAGGCTTAATGAGAGCAGTATCGATAGCGCCAGATTTAATCTTTTTAGATGCATTAATCCCTCCAGTGGAACAAGTACACCTCATTCATTACCTCAGTAATAACAAAGATACCCAAGGGATCCCCATATTAGTAGATGAGGGTTTTATTACGCTTCACCCGGGTGTAATGGGTCTTGCAGATGAAAATGCAACTGGGATGCGATCTCAACACCCCCAGATACTCAAAGAAGAGCTAGAAAACGGTCTGATAGACCAAAATCCCTTGATAATTGCTTACCCGGCAACCAACCCCGAACTTGAAGCTGGCCCTGGCCAAGAAAATAGGCACCATTTATTAGAGCCGATTTTTATTACAGCCCTAAATCGAAAATGCGCCTAA
- a CDS encoding H-NS family nucleoid-associated regulatory protein, with amino-acid sequence MSSYKELLAQREQLDKQIKEAIQREKADGIAKAKLIIEQYNLTASDLFSRKAGAKSGGKVAPKYRNSATGETWTGRGKAPKWIEGRDRSNFII; translated from the coding sequence ATGTCTTCTTATAAAGAGCTTTTAGCTCAGCGTGAGCAGTTAGATAAGCAAATCAAAGAAGCAATTCAACGCGAAAAAGCTGATGGCATTGCTAAAGCAAAATTGATTATTGAGCAATACAACTTAACAGCCTCTGATTTATTCAGCCGTAAGGCGGGCGCTAAGAGCGGTGGTAAGGTTGCGCCCAAGTATCGTAATTCCGCAACTGGCGAAACTTGGACAGGTCGTGGTAAGGCGCCAAAGTGGATAGAAGGTAGAGATCGCAGTAACTTTATTATCTAA
- a CDS encoding integration host factor subunit alpha, whose amino-acid sequence MNDLANNDTVTKNELSEALFDQVGLNKREAKDMIDAFFDRIGQSLEAGVEVKISGFGNFQLRNKSARPGRNPKTGQMIPIAARRVVTFHASQKLKDVVESHARENSI is encoded by the coding sequence ATGAATGATTTAGCTAATAACGATACCGTTACCAAAAATGAATTGTCAGAGGCGCTCTTTGATCAAGTTGGACTAAACAAGCGTGAAGCAAAAGACATGATTGATGCGTTCTTTGATCGCATTGGTCAGTCACTAGAGGCTGGTGTAGAAGTCAAAATTTCAGGCTTTGGTAATTTCCAGTTGCGCAATAAATCGGCACGCCCAGGGCGCAACCCTAAGACAGGTCAAATGATTCCGATTGCAGCGCGTCGCGTTGTTACTTTTCATGCCAGTCAAAAACTCAAAGATGTAGTTGAGTCACATGCTCGAGAAAACAGCATTTGA
- the pheT gene encoding phenylalanine--tRNA ligase subunit beta, translating into MQFSESWLRQYVNPSIDSNALGHAMTMAGLEVEEQHSVAPAFTKIVVAQILSAEQHPDADRLRVCKVDAGTGQELQIVCGAPNARAGIKIPCALVGAELPPAEAGGKPFMIKVGKLRGVESQGMLCSGRELGLGDDHEGILELPVDAPVGEDIRKYLSLDDQIFVIKLTPNKADCLSLMGMAREVSAITGAPLCAPKWTPANVTIQDKLKVTVENTDLCGRFAGRVVRGVNPKAQTPDWMIQRLCNAGQRSISALVDISNYVMLEMGQPTHVFDIDKLTGALSVRWAKPGETLELLNGQIVTLQGPDSAGKLQDAGVVADQSGPVALAGIMGGNHCAVTDDTKNIYVEAAYWQPSAIQGRARRFNFSTDAAHRFERGVDPQNTVNCLEYLTALIVEVCGGQVGPIDDQVLAVPGRKPVSMRLARAMKVIGIPLTKEIVADVFKRLGFEFNLEASDVFVVTPPSYRFDIEIEEDLIEEVARMYGFENIPDVPPVAALKMSAKAEAKRGVHLLRQRLALEGYQEAVNFGFTDLESEQRLTGVTEKEVISVLNPIANQYGVMRSNLWGGLLNNLKSNLNRGAARVRLFEAGRVFKRDLNVQEEDGKVAGFYQPQHLGGLAYGSFVPEQWASPTRAVDFFDVKGDLHRALDPLHFTTEAAVHPALHPGRSAKIWLHTSQGKLDIGWVGELHPALQQAYELAQAPVLFELDLEAIRNIGIPQPEELSKFPAVQRDLALVVKQGVSAQSLIDAMTACKQAFVKRIELFDEFKPKAGSSSMTDDEKSLAFRITLLNPQETLQDAQIEAVMTSLLKSLEKNCAARLR; encoded by the coding sequence ATGCAATTTTCTGAATCTTGGTTGCGCCAATATGTAAATCCTTCGATTGATAGCAATGCCTTAGGTCATGCAATGACGATGGCGGGTCTCGAGGTTGAAGAACAGCATTCCGTTGCGCCAGCTTTTACAAAAATTGTAGTTGCACAAATTCTCTCAGCTGAGCAGCATCCTGATGCAGACCGCTTGCGTGTTTGTAAAGTCGATGCTGGCACTGGCCAAGAATTACAAATCGTCTGTGGCGCTCCCAATGCCCGTGCTGGCATCAAAATTCCTTGCGCTTTAGTTGGCGCCGAATTACCGCCAGCTGAAGCAGGTGGCAAACCTTTCATGATCAAGGTAGGAAAGCTGCGTGGTGTCGAAAGCCAAGGCATGTTGTGCTCTGGTCGTGAGCTCGGTCTTGGTGATGATCATGAAGGTATCTTGGAGTTACCGGTAGATGCGCCAGTAGGTGAGGATATTCGCAAATACTTAAGCCTAGATGATCAGATCTTTGTTATCAAGCTGACTCCAAATAAAGCAGATTGTTTATCGCTCATGGGTATGGCTCGTGAAGTGTCGGCAATTACTGGTGCTCCATTGTGTGCCCCGAAGTGGACTCCTGCAAATGTCACCATCCAGGACAAGCTCAAAGTTACTGTTGAAAACACGGATCTTTGCGGACGCTTTGCAGGACGCGTGGTTCGTGGCGTCAATCCAAAAGCTCAAACACCGGATTGGATGATTCAAAGGCTTTGTAATGCTGGGCAGAGAAGTATTTCTGCTTTGGTTGATATATCAAATTACGTCATGCTAGAAATGGGTCAACCGACCCATGTGTTTGATATTGACAAATTGACTGGCGCTTTATCGGTGCGTTGGGCCAAGCCTGGAGAAACCCTGGAGTTGTTGAATGGTCAGATAGTGACATTGCAAGGCCCAGATTCTGCTGGCAAGTTGCAAGATGCGGGCGTGGTTGCAGACCAATCCGGCCCAGTAGCGCTTGCTGGGATTATGGGTGGCAATCACTGCGCTGTGACTGACGACACAAAAAACATTTATGTAGAGGCTGCATATTGGCAGCCTTCAGCAATTCAAGGACGTGCACGTCGCTTTAATTTCAGTACGGATGCAGCCCATCGCTTTGAGCGGGGCGTAGATCCACAAAATACCGTCAATTGCCTGGAATATTTAACTGCTTTGATTGTGGAAGTTTGTGGCGGTCAAGTTGGTCCAATTGATGATCAAGTTTTAGCTGTCCCTGGGCGTAAGCCAGTCAGTATGCGTTTAGCAAGAGCTATGAAAGTGATTGGTATTCCGCTAACTAAGGAGATCGTTGCCGATGTTTTTAAGCGTCTTGGCTTTGAATTTAACTTAGAAGCAAGTGACGTATTTGTGGTGACGCCACCAAGCTATCGTTTTGATATTGAAATTGAAGAAGACCTCATTGAAGAAGTTGCACGCATGTATGGCTTTGAGAACATCCCGGATGTTCCTCCAGTAGCAGCTTTAAAGATGAGTGCAAAAGCAGAGGCTAAGCGCGGCGTTCATTTATTGCGTCAACGTTTAGCACTTGAAGGTTACCAGGAAGCTGTGAATTTTGGTTTTACAGATCTTGAAAGTGAGCAGCGTTTAACAGGGGTCACTGAGAAAGAGGTCATTTCAGTACTCAATCCCATTGCCAATCAGTACGGGGTAATGCGAAGTAATCTTTGGGGTGGTTTGTTAAATAACCTCAAGTCCAACCTGAATCGTGGCGCAGCCCGTGTTCGCCTTTTTGAAGCTGGTCGCGTATTTAAACGTGATTTGAATGTTCAGGAAGAGGATGGCAAGGTAGCTGGTTTTTATCAGCCACAGCATTTGGGCGGCTTAGCTTATGGTTCTTTTGTGCCAGAGCAATGGGCAAGCCCAACGCGTGCTGTTGATTTCTTTGACGTGAAGGGTGATCTGCATAGGGCTTTGGATCCACTTCATTTCACTACTGAAGCTGCAGTTCATCCCGCTTTGCATCCTGGCCGCAGTGCAAAAATTTGGCTCCATACATCTCAAGGTAAGCTTGATATTGGTTGGGTGGGAGAGTTACATCCCGCTCTTCAGCAAGCTTATGAGTTAGCGCAAGCGCCAGTTCTTTTTGAGTTGGATCTGGAGGCGATCCGCAATATTGGTATTCCGCAGCCAGAAGAGTTAAGTAAGTTTCCTGCGGTGCAACGGGATTTAGCGCTCGTAGTGAAGCAAGGTGTATCGGCGCAATCCTTAATCGATGCCATGACTGCATGCAAACAGGCTTTTGTGAAGCGCATTGAACTCTTTGATGAATTTAAGCCCAAAGCAGGTTCTAGCAGTATGACTGATGATGAAAAGAGTTTGGCATTCCGGATTACTTTACTGAATCCGCAAGAAACATTGCAGGATGCGCAAATTGAAGCGGTTATGACGAGCTTGCTGAAATCGCTAGAGAAAAATTGCGCAGCTCGTCTGCGCTAG
- the odhB gene encoding 2-oxoglutarate dehydrogenase complex dihydrolipoyllysine-residue succinyltransferase — translation MAIFEVKVPQLSESVAEATLLQWKKKVGDAVGQDEILIEIETDKVVLEVPSPSAGVLTEIVVGDGGTVVAEQLIAKIDSTAVATSAPAAEAAPAPAAATPAKPAPAPAPAAKSSGAAAAPSAAKILAEKNIDASQVAGSGRDGRITKGDALNASAGAAKSAALPSAPIPMGDRPEERVPMSRLRARIAERLLESQANNAILTTFNEVNMAPVIAMRNKYKDQFEKVHGVKLGFMSFFVKAATHALKKFPLLNASVDGNDIVYHGYFDIGIAVSSPRGLVVPILRDVDQMNLADIEKKIAEFGAKARDGKLSIEELTGGTFSISNGGVFGSMLSTPIINPPQSAILGIHATKERAVVENGQIVIRPINYLALSYDHRIIDGREAVLGLVAMKDALEDPSRLLLDL, via the coding sequence ATGGCTATTTTTGAAGTTAAAGTCCCCCAACTCTCCGAGTCAGTAGCAGAAGCTACTTTGTTGCAATGGAAAAAGAAGGTCGGCGATGCCGTCGGTCAAGACGAGATCTTGATTGAAATTGAAACAGATAAAGTGGTGTTAGAAGTTCCATCCCCGTCTGCTGGCGTGTTGACTGAAATCGTTGTTGGCGATGGCGGTACCGTTGTGGCTGAGCAGTTGATTGCCAAGATTGATAGCACTGCAGTTGCAACTTCAGCTCCAGCTGCAGAAGCAGCGCCAGCGCCAGCGGCGGCTACCCCTGCAAAGCCTGCTCCAGCTCCCGCACCTGCAGCAAAATCTTCCGGTGCAGCAGCTGCACCTTCAGCAGCAAAAATTCTGGCAGAGAAAAATATCGATGCGAGTCAAGTTGCTGGTTCTGGACGTGATGGCCGTATCACTAAGGGCGACGCTTTAAATGCTTCTGCCGGCGCTGCAAAATCAGCTGCGTTACCAAGCGCGCCAATTCCAATGGGTGATCGCCCAGAAGAGCGCGTACCAATGAGTCGTTTACGTGCTCGTATTGCAGAGCGTTTGCTTGAGTCCCAAGCAAACAATGCCATTTTGACAACTTTCAATGAAGTCAATATGGCGCCAGTGATTGCAATGCGTAATAAGTACAAAGATCAGTTTGAAAAAGTACACGGCGTGAAATTAGGCTTTATGTCTTTCTTTGTAAAAGCAGCTACACATGCCTTGAAGAAGTTCCCCTTACTCAATGCCTCTGTTGATGGTAATGACATCGTTTACCACGGCTACTTTGATATTGGTATTGCAGTGAGCTCACCACGTGGTTTGGTAGTTCCTATTCTGCGCGATGTTGATCAAATGAACTTGGCGGATATCGAGAAGAAGATTGCTGAATTTGGTGCTAAAGCACGCGATGGTAAGTTATCTATCGAAGAGTTGACTGGCGGTACTTTCTCCATCTCGAATGGTGGTGTATTTGGTTCCATGCTATCCACTCCAATCATTAACCCTCCTCAGTCTGCGATCTTGGGCATTCATGCGACCAAAGAGCGTGCTGTGGTTGAGAATGGTCAAATCGTGATTCGCCCGATTAACTACTTAGCGCTTTCTTATGACCATCGCATCATTGACGGTCGTGAAGCGGTGCTTGGTTTGGTGGCCATGAAGGATGCTTTAGAAGATCCTTCACGACTCCTTCTTGATTTGTAA
- the pheS gene encoding phenylalanine--tRNA ligase subunit alpha, whose translation MVSLDHIVEDAKRDFLGAADAAALEDAKAKYLGKSGVLTERLKALGGMSPEERKSAGAQINQIKTQVETALQERRQALADAVLMQRLAAESIDVSMPGRGQAVGSLHPVMRTWERVEEIFRSIGFDVADGPEIETDWFNFTALNSPENHPARSMQDTFYVDGKDSNGKPLLLRTHTSPIQVRYASEHVKKYAHADLMPPIKVIAPGRTYRVDSDATHSPMFHQVEGLWIAQSVSFADLKGVYTDFLRTFFETNELQVRFRPSYFPFTEPSAEIDMAFGSGKLAGRWLEISGAGQVHPNVLRNMGIDPERYTGFAFGSGLERLTMLRYGVDDLRLFFENDLRFLAQFPA comes from the coding sequence ATGGTTTCTCTCGACCACATTGTCGAGGATGCTAAACGTGATTTCCTCGGAGCTGCCGATGCGGCAGCTCTAGAGGACGCGAAAGCCAAGTATCTCGGTAAGTCAGGTGTTCTCACTGAGCGTTTAAAAGCGCTTGGTGGAATGTCGCCTGAGGAGCGTAAGAGTGCTGGCGCCCAAATTAATCAAATCAAAACTCAAGTAGAGACTGCATTACAAGAGCGTCGCCAAGCTTTGGCTGATGCCGTATTGATGCAACGTCTTGCAGCAGAGTCCATCGATGTTTCTATGCCTGGCCGTGGCCAAGCAGTAGGTAGCCTGCATCCTGTGATGCGCACCTGGGAGCGTGTTGAAGAGATCTTCCGCTCGATTGGTTTTGATGTAGCAGATGGCCCTGAAATTGAAACCGATTGGTTTAATTTCACTGCCTTAAACAGTCCCGAGAATCATCCTGCACGCTCAATGCAGGATACGTTTTATGTTGATGGCAAAGATTCCAATGGAAAGCCTTTGCTATTGCGCACCCATACCAGCCCGATTCAGGTTCGTTATGCGAGTGAGCATGTGAAGAAATACGCCCATGCTGACCTAATGCCGCCAATCAAAGTGATTGCCCCAGGCAGAACGTATCGTGTCGATAGTGATGCAACGCATTCACCGATGTTTCATCAGGTTGAAGGTTTATGGATTGCGCAGAGCGTTTCTTTTGCTGATCTCAAGGGTGTGTATACCGACTTCTTGAGAACCTTTTTTGAAACAAATGAATTACAAGTTCGCTTCCGCCCATCCTACTTTCCATTCACTGAGCCTTCAGCTGAGATCGATATGGCCTTTGGTAGCGGTAAGTTAGCCGGCCGTTGGTTAGAGATTTCAGGAGCAGGGCAGGTTCATCCCAATGTATTGCGCAATATGGGTATTGATCCAGAGCGCTATACCGGTTTTGCTTTTGGCTCTGGCTTAGAGCGTTTGACAATGTTGCGCTACGGCGTTGATGATTTGCGCCTCTTCTTTGAAAACGATCTCCGTTTCTTAGCGCAGTTCCCTGCATAA
- the rplT gene encoding 50S ribosomal protein L20 codes for MPRVKRGVTARARHKKITDAATGYRGRRKNVFRIAKQAVMRAGQYAYRDRRNKKRVFRALWIARINAAVRQHDMTYSVFMNGMKKAEIELDRKVLSDMAIADKAAFAALVTRIKSVVNAAA; via the coding sequence ATGCCAAGAGTCAAACGTGGGGTTACAGCAAGAGCCCGTCATAAGAAAATCACCGATGCCGCAACTGGCTATCGTGGACGTCGTAAAAATGTATTCCGTATTGCTAAGCAAGCAGTTATGCGTGCTGGTCAATATGCATACCGTGACCGTCGCAACAAGAAACGTGTATTCCGCGCATTGTGGATTGCTCGTATCAACGCGGCAGTTCGTCAGCATGACATGACCTATAGCGTATTCATGAATGGTATGAAGAAAGCGGAGATCGAACTCGATCGTAAAGTGCTTTCCGATATGGCCATTGCTGACAAAGCAGCTTTTGCTGCTTTGGTTACTCGGATCAAATCCGTAGTAAACGCTGCAGCTTAA
- a CDS encoding PaaI family thioesterase produces MTANQNNTTYFGLTIPFLAHLGVVPEFAEGGKSRISLEIKPEFENSFHIAHGGVVMTLLDFAMGAAARSTSNQPLGAMTIDMSVSFLRPSTGRIVVEGSVLKSGKTIHYCEAVVLNAAGEISAKASGTFMLRR; encoded by the coding sequence ATGACCGCTAATCAAAACAACACCACTTATTTTGGCTTAACCATTCCTTTTCTGGCGCACCTTGGTGTCGTGCCAGAATTTGCTGAAGGGGGTAAATCCCGTATTAGCTTGGAGATCAAACCAGAATTTGAGAATAGCTTTCACATTGCCCATGGTGGTGTGGTAATGACGCTTCTCGACTTTGCGATGGGGGCTGCTGCCCGAAGTACAAGCAATCAGCCCTTAGGCGCCATGACCATTGATATGAGTGTGAGCTTTTTGCGTCCCAGCACCGGGAGAATTGTTGTCGAAGGGTCTGTGCTGAAATCTGGCAAAACCATTCATTATTGTGAGGCGGTGGTGTTAAATGCAGCGGGTGAGATTAGCGCTAAAGCCAGTGGTACTTTTATGTTGAGAAGATAG
- a CDS encoding MerR family transcriptional regulator, with protein sequence MLEKTAFDSGSTLLSSQLPPIPAKRYFTIGEVADLCGVRSHVLRYWEQEFSQLSPQKRRGNRRYYQHHEVVLIRKIRSLLYEEGFTISGARNRLDEARGELRLRDELQAVLQILSK encoded by the coding sequence ATGCTCGAGAAAACAGCATTTGATTCTGGGTCGACGCTGCTAAGTTCGCAGCTTCCACCCATACCTGCTAAACGTTATTTCACGATTGGTGAAGTGGCGGACCTTTGTGGCGTTCGATCCCATGTTTTACGTTATTGGGAGCAAGAGTTCTCACAATTAAGCCCACAAAAGCGCCGTGGCAATCGTCGTTACTATCAACATCATGAGGTTGTGCTAATTCGTAAGATTCGCTCACTCTTGTATGAGGAAGGTTTCACTATTAGTGGAGCTCGCAATCGTCTTGATGAAGCGCGCGGTGAGTTACGCTTGCGTGACGAGTTGCAGGCCGTCCTTCAGATTCTGTCTAAATAG
- a CDS encoding 2-oxoglutarate dehydrogenase E1 component translates to MMQDQRDNSYLFGGNAPYVEELYESYLHDPASVADHWRDYFDNVKQVPAVDGSSRADIAHGPIVASFAERAKQGPIRTVSDSADSEMGRKRVAVQQLIAAYRNVGNRWADIDPLKRSERPDIPELDPAFYGFTDGDMDIVFNTSNTFFGKSEMTLRDLLQALRQTYCGTLGAEYMFIADQTIKKWWQEKLESIRSTPHFNVDQKRQILDRVTAAEGLERYLQAKYVGQKRFSLEGGESFIACMDELIRESGSKGVQEIVIGMAHRGRLNILVNVLGKMPSDLFAEFEHKGPETLPAGDVKYHQGFSSDISTPAGPVHLSLAFNPSHLEIVNPVVEGSARARMERRGDMLGEQVLPVLVHGDAAIAGQGVMQETLAMAEVRGYSTGGTIHIVINNQIGFTTSDPRDLRSSLYCTDIMKVIDAPVLHVNGDDPEAVVLATKLAVEFRTQFHKDVAIDIVCFRKLGHNEQDTPAMTQPLMYKIIAAHPGTRKLYADKLEAQGILPVGTGDLMVKEYRADMDAGKQTSDPVLSNFKGKFAVDWSPFLNKKWTDEADTAIPLTEWKRLAERVSSVREGFKVHPLVEKVLKDRAAMGRGETNIDWGMGEHMAFASLVASGYPVRLSGEDSGRGTFTHRHAVLHNQNREKWDKGVYIPLRHIAKDQAPFLVIDSILSEEAVLGFEYGYASAEPNTLTIWEAQFGDFANGAQVVIDQFIASGEVKWGRANGLVMMLPHGYEGQGPEHSSARLERFMQLCADTNMQVIQPTTAAQIFHVLRRQMIRQFRKPLILMTPKSLLRNKEASSPLSEFTKGGFQTILPERDETIDPKKVTRLIMCSGKVYYDLAKTRTDKKQDEVAIIRLEQLYPFPHKALAAELKKYPKLEEVVWCQDEPQNQGAWFFVQHNILENMSDGMKLAYAGRPASASPACGYAHLHQDQQKSLLSAAFAKLKGYVITK, encoded by the coding sequence ATGATGCAGGATCAAAGAGATAACTCCTATCTCTTCGGCGGAAACGCACCCTATGTAGAGGAACTCTACGAATCCTACTTGCACGACCCCGCGTCAGTTGCTGACCATTGGCGTGACTATTTTGATAATGTGAAGCAGGTTCCTGCAGTTGATGGTTCTTCTAGGGCCGATATTGCTCACGGACCGATTGTTGCCTCCTTTGCAGAGCGCGCAAAGCAAGGTCCCATTAGGACCGTATCTGATTCCGCTGACTCCGAGATGGGGCGTAAGCGGGTTGCAGTTCAGCAGTTGATTGCTGCATACCGTAACGTTGGTAATCGCTGGGCGGATATCGATCCCTTGAAACGCAGTGAGCGCCCTGATATTCCAGAGCTTGATCCTGCTTTCTATGGCTTTACTGATGGCGATATGGATATCGTCTTCAATACGAGTAATACCTTCTTTGGCAAGAGCGAGATGACTTTGCGAGATCTCTTGCAAGCCTTGCGTCAAACCTACTGCGGCACTTTAGGTGCTGAGTACATGTTTATTGCTGACCAAACGATTAAAAAATGGTGGCAAGAAAAGTTAGAGTCGATTCGTTCGACTCCTCACTTCAATGTAGATCAAAAGCGCCAGATCTTAGATCGCGTTACTGCGGCAGAGGGCTTGGAGCGCTATTTACAGGCTAAGTATGTTGGCCAAAAACGCTTCTCTCTGGAGGGTGGTGAAAGTTTCATTGCCTGTATGGATGAGCTGATTCGTGAGTCTGGCTCCAAAGGTGTCCAAGAAATCGTGATTGGTATGGCCCACCGTGGTCGACTTAATATATTGGTAAACGTTTTAGGCAAGATGCCGTCAGACCTCTTTGCTGAGTTTGAGCACAAAGGCCCAGAAACGCTACCGGCAGGTGATGTGAAGTATCACCAAGGTTTCTCTAGTGACATATCTACGCCAGCAGGACCTGTGCATTTGTCATTGGCGTTTAACCCATCCCATTTAGAAATCGTCAACCCTGTGGTTGAGGGTTCTGCACGCGCACGTATGGAGCGCCGTGGAGATATGTTGGGTGAGCAAGTGTTGCCAGTATTGGTGCATGGCGACGCTGCAATTGCGGGTCAGGGCGTCATGCAAGAAACCTTAGCGATGGCTGAGGTGCGTGGCTATTCCACAGGTGGCACGATTCATATCGTGATCAATAACCAAATTGGTTTTACAACCTCTGATCCACGGGATTTACGTTCAAGCTTGTATTGCACGGACATCATGAAAGTCATTGATGCGCCTGTATTGCATGTGAATGGGGATGATCCAGAGGCTGTAGTGTTAGCTACTAAGTTAGCTGTTGAGTTCCGCACCCAGTTTCATAAAGATGTTGCCATTGATATTGTTTGCTTCAGAAAATTGGGACACAACGAGCAAGATACGCCAGCAATGACGCAGCCTTTGATGTACAAGATTATTGCTGCTCACCCTGGCACCCGTAAGCTCTATGCCGATAAGTTAGAAGCCCAAGGAATTTTGCCGGTAGGCACTGGCGATTTAATGGTGAAAGAATATCGCGCAGACATGGATGCTGGTAAGCAAACCTCTGACCCGGTATTGAGTAACTTTAAGGGTAAGTTCGCTGTCGATTGGTCACCTTTCTTAAATAAGAAATGGACTGATGAAGCGGATACCGCTATTCCGCTAACAGAGTGGAAGCGTTTGGCTGAACGCGTTTCTTCTGTGCGTGAAGGTTTTAAAGTTCACCCGCTAGTAGAAAAGGTATTAAAGGATCGTGCTGCTATGGGCCGCGGAGAAACCAATATTGACTGGGGTATGGGCGAGCATATGGCTTTTGCTTCCTTGGTTGCTAGTGGCTACCCAGTGCGCTTATCTGGTGAGGATAGTGGTCGTGGAACATTTACACACCGCCATGCAGTGCTACACAATCAAAATCGCGAAAAATGGGATAAAGGGGTTTACATTCCCTTGCGCCATATTGCCAAGGATCAAGCACCATTTTTAGTGATTGACTCTATTTTGTCTGAAGAGGCTGTGCTTGGATTTGAGTATGGCTATGCTTCAGCAGAGCCCAATACGCTTACCATTTGGGAAGCGCAGTTCGGTGACTTTGCTAACGGCGCTCAAGTCGTCATTGATCAATTCATTGCCTCTGGCGAAGTGAAGTGGGGCCGTGCAAATGGTCTCGTGATGATGTTGCCGCATGGTTATGAGGGTCAAGGCCCTGAGCATTCATCAGCACGTTTAGAGCGTTTTATGCAATTGTGTGCTGATACGAATATGCAGGTCATTCAGCCAACCACTGCAGCGCAAATCTTCCATGTATTGCGCCGTCAAATGATTCGTCAGTTCCGTAAGCCGTTGATCTTGATGACGCCAAAATCTTTGCTGCGCAACAAGGAAGCCTCTTCACCTCTTTCAGAATTTACGAAGGGTGGATTCCAAACCATCTTGCCTGAACGTGATGAAACAATTGATCCTAAAAAGGTTACTCGTTTGATCATGTGTTCAGGAAAGGTCTACTACGATCTTGCTAAGACGCGTACTGATAAGAAGCAGGATGAGGTTGCCATTATTCGTTTGGAGCAACTCTATCCATTCCCACACAAAGCCTTGGCTGCGGAATTGAAGAAGTACCCCAAATTGGAAGAGGTGGTGTGGTGTCAAGATGAACCGCAAAACCAAGGAGCCTGGTTCTTTGTCCAGCACAATATCCTGGAGAATATGTCTGATGGTATGAAGTTAGCTTATGCCGGTCGCCCTGCATCTGCTTCACCTGCTTGTGGATATGCCCATCTCCATCAAGATCAACAGAAATCGCTTCTTTCAGCAGCATTCGCAAAATTAAAGGGTTATGTCATTACAAAGTAA